In a genomic window of Streptomyces katrae:
- a CDS encoding GNAT family N-acetyltransferase, giving the protein MVLEIRQADQSDRDAVARLLDEAFRSDPVSSWVFPDPAHRAAVHGRFLGVFVDVALAEGRIDYAADGSAAALWLRIPAGEPEGEDEIPAKMRAVADPGNERCELVGRLTGAVHPTAEEHEYLLMIAVAPGRQGEGLGTELIRPVLERCDREGVPAYLEASSERSMRLYERLGWELTGEAVRLPDGPLMWPMWRKPLGAGAGDGPRARVVGDHSG; this is encoded by the coding sequence GTGGTGCTGGAGATACGTCAGGCGGATCAGTCGGACCGGGACGCCGTCGCGCGTCTGCTGGACGAGGCCTTCCGCAGCGACCCGGTCAGCTCCTGGGTCTTCCCCGACCCCGCCCACCGCGCCGCCGTCCACGGCAGGTTCCTCGGGGTGTTCGTCGACGTGGCCCTGGCCGAGGGCCGGATCGACTACGCGGCCGACGGCTCGGCGGCCGCCCTGTGGCTGCGGATCCCGGCGGGCGAGCCGGAGGGCGAGGACGAGATCCCGGCCAAGATGCGCGCCGTGGCCGACCCCGGCAACGAACGCTGCGAGCTCGTCGGACGGCTCACGGGGGCGGTCCACCCCACCGCCGAGGAGCACGAGTACCTGCTCATGATCGCGGTCGCGCCCGGGCGGCAGGGCGAGGGGCTGGGCACCGAGCTGATCCGGCCCGTCCTGGAACGCTGCGACCGGGAGGGGGTCCCCGCGTACCTGGAGGCGAGCAGTGAGCGGAGCATGCGGCTCTACGAGCGGCTGGGCTGGGAGCTCACCGGCGAGGCGGTGCGGCTGCCGGACGGCCCGCTGATGTGGCCCATGTGGCGCAAGCCGCTGGGCGCGGGGGCGGGGGACGGGCCGCGTGCCCGGGTGGTGGGCGACCACTCCGGCTGA
- a CDS encoding family 2B encapsulin nanocompartment shell protein produces the protein MSVQAGSEPEAQTPQRSLGTAAARNLASTTKSAPQMQEITSRWLLKMLPWVSVQGGTYRLNRRLSYSVGNGIVEFVKTGSQVQVIPAELGELPLLRDYTDEDVLTELAARCRQLDFEAGQELTSFGSPSDQVFLLAHGRIDHIGPGPYGDDAVLRTVADGAYFGEDALTDDEAIWEYTARAATSGTALVLTRQDFQILADRVPSLRAHVDDVRTQPERHANPYGEAAIDLSAGHHGEAVLPGTFVDYEARPREYELSIAQTVLRVHTRVADLYNHPMNQTEQQLRLTVEALRERQEHEMLNNPDFGLLHNADYDQRVQPHDGAPTPDDFDALLAMRRDSNLFLAHPKAIAAFGRECNKRGLYPETVDVAGTRVPAWRGVPIFPSNKIPISDARTTSILCMRTGEENQGVIGLHQPGIPDEIEPSMSVRFMGINEQAIISYLVTAYFSAAVLVPDALGVLENVEIGRWR, from the coding sequence ATGTCGGTCCAGGCGGGCTCCGAACCCGAAGCCCAGACACCGCAGCGCAGTCTCGGCACCGCGGCCGCGCGGAACTTGGCGAGCACCACCAAGTCCGCCCCGCAGATGCAGGAGATCACCTCGCGGTGGCTCCTGAAGATGCTCCCCTGGGTCTCGGTGCAGGGCGGCACGTACCGCCTCAACCGCCGCCTCAGCTACTCCGTCGGCAACGGCATCGTGGAGTTCGTCAAGACGGGCAGCCAGGTCCAGGTCATCCCGGCCGAACTCGGCGAACTGCCCCTCCTGCGCGACTACACCGACGAGGACGTCCTCACCGAACTCGCCGCCCGCTGCCGGCAGCTCGACTTCGAGGCCGGCCAGGAGCTCACCTCTTTCGGCAGCCCCTCCGACCAGGTCTTCCTCCTCGCCCACGGCCGCATCGACCACATCGGCCCCGGCCCCTACGGCGACGACGCCGTCCTGCGCACCGTCGCCGACGGCGCCTACTTCGGCGAGGACGCCCTCACCGACGACGAGGCCATCTGGGAGTACACCGCCCGCGCCGCCACCTCCGGCACGGCCCTCGTCCTGACCCGCCAGGACTTCCAGATCCTCGCCGACCGCGTCCCCTCGCTCCGCGCCCACGTGGACGACGTGCGCACCCAGCCCGAGCGGCACGCCAACCCGTACGGCGAGGCCGCCATCGACCTCTCCGCCGGCCACCACGGCGAAGCCGTCCTCCCCGGCACCTTCGTCGACTACGAGGCCCGCCCCCGCGAGTACGAACTCTCCATTGCACAAACGGTCCTGCGCGTCCACACCCGCGTCGCCGACCTCTACAACCACCCCATGAACCAGACCGAACAGCAGCTGCGGCTGACGGTCGAGGCGCTGCGGGAGCGCCAGGAGCACGAGATGCTCAACAACCCCGACTTCGGCCTGCTCCACAACGCCGACTACGACCAGCGCGTCCAGCCCCACGACGGCGCGCCCACCCCCGACGACTTCGACGCGCTGCTCGCCATGCGCCGCGACTCCAACCTGTTCCTCGCCCACCCCAAGGCCATCGCCGCCTTCGGACGCGAGTGCAACAAGCGCGGCCTCTACCCCGAGACCGTCGACGTCGCCGGGACCCGCGTGCCGGCCTGGCGGGGCGTGCCCATCTTCCCGTCCAACAAGATCCCGATCAGCGACGCCCGGACGACGTCCATCCTCTGCATGCGCACGGGCGAGGAGAACCAGGGCGTGATCGGACTCCACCAGCCCGGGATCCCCGACGAGATCGAGCCGAGCATGTCGGTCCGCTTCATGGGCATCAACGAGCAGGCGATCATCTCCTACCTGGTCACCGCCTACTTCTCCGCCGCCGTGCTGGTCCCCGACGCCCTCGGCGTGCTGGAGAACGTCGAGATCGGCCGCTGGCGCTGA
- a CDS encoding WhiB family transcriptional regulator, protein MDWRHNAVCREEDPELFFPIGNTGPALLQIEEAKAVCRRCPVMEQCLQWALESGQDSGVWGGLSEDERRAMKRRAARNRARNASA, encoded by the coding sequence ATGGACTGGCGTCACAACGCCGTTTGCCGCGAGGAAGACCCCGAGCTCTTCTTCCCCATCGGCAACACCGGTCCTGCGCTGCTGCAGATCGAGGAAGCCAAGGCCGTCTGCCGCCGTTGCCCCGTCATGGAGCAGTGCCTGCAGTGGGCGCTCGAGTCCGGCCAGGACTCCGGTGTCTGGGGCGGCCTGAGCGAGGACGAGCGCCGCGCCATGAAGCGCCGCGCCGCTCGCAACCGGGCGCGCAACGCCAGCGCCTGA
- a CDS encoding 1-aminocyclopropane-1-carboxylate deaminase/D-cysteine desulfhydrase — protein sequence MTHPELRPRPPSPLAEAADERFAAHGVRLLLKRDDLVHPELPGNKWRKLAPNLRAALEAGHDRLVTFGGAYSNHLRATAAAGRLLGLETVGIVRGDELADRPLNDSLARCAADGMRLHFVTRSEYRRKAEPEVLSRLLTAAGAPDAYLVPEGGSNPLALTGCAELGRELRGACDVVAVACGTGGTLAGLAAGLAPGQRALGVPVLAGGFLGPEIRSLQTAAFGAPTPNWTLAEGHDHGGYARVPPSLEAFAEDFESRHGLPVERIYVAKLLRALTTLTQAGTFPRGTTLAAIVTGRA from the coding sequence GTGACCCACCCCGAGCTGCGCCCCCGCCCGCCGTCCCCCCTCGCCGAGGCGGCCGACGAACGCTTCGCCGCGCACGGGGTGCGGCTCCTCCTCAAGCGGGACGACCTCGTCCACCCGGAACTCCCGGGCAACAAGTGGCGCAAACTCGCGCCGAACCTCCGAGCCGCCCTGGAGGCGGGCCACGACCGGCTCGTCACCTTCGGCGGCGCCTACTCCAACCACCTCCGTGCCACGGCGGCCGCCGGACGGCTGCTCGGCCTGGAGACGGTCGGCATCGTCCGGGGCGACGAGCTCGCGGACCGCCCCCTCAACGACTCCCTGGCCCGCTGCGCGGCCGACGGGATGCGGCTGCACTTCGTCACCCGCTCCGAGTACCGGCGCAAGGCCGAGCCGGAGGTCCTGTCCCGCCTCCTGACGGCCGCCGGGGCCCCGGACGCGTACCTGGTCCCGGAGGGCGGCAGCAACCCGCTCGCCCTCACGGGGTGCGCGGAGCTGGGGCGCGAACTGCGGGGCGCCTGCGACGTGGTGGCCGTCGCCTGCGGCACGGGAGGCACCCTGGCCGGCCTGGCGGCCGGCCTGGCCCCGGGCCAGCGCGCCCTGGGCGTCCCGGTCCTGGCGGGCGGCTTCCTGGGGCCGGAGATACGTTCCCTCCAGACGGCCGCCTTCGGAGCCCCGACCCCCAACTGGACCCTGGCCGAGGGCCACGACCACGGCGGCTACGCCCGGGTCCCCCCATCCCTCGAAGCCTTCGCCGAGGACTTCGAGTCCCGCCACGGCCTCCCGGTGGAACGCATCTACGTCGCGAAGCTCCTCCGCGCCCTGACGACCCTGACGCAGGCCGGCACGTTCCCCCGAGGCACGACGCTGGCGGCGATCGTGACGGGGCGGGCGTAG
- a CDS encoding sensor histidine kinase has translation MNDLVRQHTALGETDLEWLHLLVSEWQLLSDLSFADLVLWVPTLDGTRYVSVAQMRPNTGPTSYQDDMVGHLVPRGRRPLLDAALDEGRIVREGDPEWREEVPVRVESIPVRREGRVLGVIARNTNLLTVRTPSRLELTYLQSASDLAQMIAAGSFPFPGQQVDMDASPRVGDGLMRLDADGVVTYASPNALSAYHRLGLAADLVGQHLGTTTAELAPSRGPVDEALAKLASGWAPRETEVEGSGGVIQLRAIPLKPKGTRIGSLVLCRDVTELRRRERELITKDATIREIHHRVKNNLQTVAALLRLQARRMDSESGREALNEAVRRVGSIAIVHETLSQNLDERVEFDEIADRVIAMVAEISPGKVQCRRVGRFGILDAEVATPLSMVLTEILQNALEHAFTQGEGGTVEVTAARSGSGRTDGRLLITILDDGSGLPEGFDPQKAGNLGLQIVRTLVEGELGGTFDMVRVEPRGTKVVLDVPVSSQK, from the coding sequence ATGAACGATCTCGTACGCCAGCACACCGCTCTCGGTGAAACCGACCTGGAGTGGCTGCACCTGCTGGTCTCGGAGTGGCAGCTGCTCTCCGACCTCTCCTTCGCGGACCTCGTGCTGTGGGTCCCCACCCTCGACGGCACCCGCTACGTCTCCGTCGCGCAGATGCGGCCGAACACCGGCCCCACCTCGTACCAGGACGACATGGTCGGCCACCTCGTGCCGCGCGGCCGCCGCCCGCTGCTCGACGCCGCGCTCGACGAGGGCCGGATCGTGCGCGAGGGCGACCCGGAGTGGCGCGAGGAGGTGCCGGTCCGCGTCGAGTCGATCCCCGTCCGCCGCGAGGGCCGGGTGCTGGGCGTGATCGCGCGCAACACCAACCTGCTCACTGTGCGTACACCGAGCCGGCTGGAGCTGACCTACCTCCAGTCCGCCTCCGACCTCGCGCAGATGATCGCCGCGGGCTCCTTCCCGTTCCCCGGCCAGCAGGTCGACATGGACGCCTCCCCGCGCGTCGGCGACGGCCTGATGCGCCTCGACGCCGACGGCGTGGTGACGTACGCGTCCCCCAACGCCCTCTCCGCCTACCACCGGCTCGGCCTCGCCGCCGACCTGGTCGGCCAGCACCTGGGCACCACCACCGCCGAACTCGCCCCGTCCCGGGGCCCGGTGGACGAGGCCCTGGCCAAGCTCGCCAGCGGCTGGGCCCCGCGCGAGACCGAGGTCGAGGGCAGCGGCGGGGTCATCCAGCTCCGCGCGATCCCGCTCAAGCCCAAGGGGACCCGGATCGGCTCCCTGGTCCTGTGCCGGGACGTCACCGAACTGCGCCGTCGCGAACGTGAACTGATCACCAAGGACGCCACCATCCGGGAGATCCACCACCGGGTGAAGAACAACCTCCAGACGGTGGCCGCGCTGCTGCGCCTCCAGGCCCGCCGGATGGACTCGGAGAGCGGCCGCGAGGCGCTCAACGAGGCGGTGCGGCGCGTCGGTTCGATCGCGATCGTGCACGAGACCCTTTCCCAGAACCTGGACGAGCGCGTCGAGTTCGACGAGATCGCCGACCGCGTGATCGCGATGGTCGCCGAGATCTCGCCCGGCAAGGTGCAGTGCCGGCGCGTCGGACGGTTCGGGATCCTGGACGCGGAGGTGGCCACTCCGCTGTCGATGGTGCTGACGGAGATCCTCCAGAACGCCCTGGAACACGCCTTCACCCAGGGGGAGGGCGGCACGGTGGAGGTGACCGCCGCCCGCAGCGGGTCGGGCCGCACCGACGGCCGGCTGCTGATCACCATCCTCGACGACGGCTCCGGCCTGCCCGAGGGATTCGACCCGCAGAAGGCCGGCAACCTCGGGCTGCAGATCGTCCGCACCCTCGTGGAGGGGGAGCTCGGCGGCACCTTCGACATGGTCCGCGTCGAGCCGCGCGGCACCAAGGTCGTCCTGGACGTGCCGGTCAGCTCACAGAAGTAG
- a CDS encoding UBP-type zinc finger domain-containing protein codes for MSECTHVAELPRPEPVPRALTCPECEVLGSHPVQLRMCLGCGYVGCCDSSPHRHATAHHQETGHPVMRSFEPGETWRWCFVDGSIV; via the coding sequence ATGAGCGAGTGCACCCACGTTGCCGAACTGCCGCGCCCCGAGCCCGTCCCGCGTGCCCTGACGTGCCCGGAATGCGAGGTGCTCGGAAGCCATCCGGTCCAGCTGAGGATGTGCCTGGGGTGCGGGTACGTGGGCTGCTGCGACAGCTCTCCCCACCGGCACGCCACCGCGCACCACCAGGAGACGGGTCATCCGGTGATGCGCAGCTTCGAACCGGGTGAGACGTGGCGTTGGTGTTTTGTCGACGGTTCGATCGTCTGA
- a CDS encoding N-acetylmuramoyl-L-alanine amidase codes for MSAPMSADRFIHALRTEGLTVVEVGSWRTHNRNHKGPWGPVHGVMIHHTVTHGTDYTVDLCRDGDRALPGPLCHGVITKDGRVHLVGYGRANHAGAGDSDVLAAVVAERRLPPAHQADTDGNRYFYGFECENLGDGEDPWPAVQLDAITRSASALCRVHGWGARSVIGHLEWQPGKIDPKGFTMDWLRERVADRLK; via the coding sequence ATGTCCGCACCCATGTCCGCGGACCGTTTCATCCACGCCCTGCGCACCGAAGGCCTGACCGTCGTCGAGGTCGGCAGCTGGCGCACGCACAACCGCAACCACAAGGGCCCCTGGGGGCCGGTGCACGGGGTGATGATCCACCACACCGTCACCCACGGCACCGACTACACCGTGGACCTCTGCCGCGACGGGGACCGCGCCCTGCCCGGCCCGCTCTGCCACGGGGTCATCACCAAGGACGGCCGCGTCCACCTCGTCGGCTACGGCCGCGCCAACCACGCCGGCGCCGGCGACTCCGACGTCCTCGCGGCGGTCGTCGCGGAACGCCGCCTCCCCCCGGCCCACCAGGCCGACACCGACGGCAACCGCTACTTCTACGGCTTCGAGTGCGAGAACCTCGGCGACGGCGAGGACCCCTGGCCCGCTGTCCAGCTCGACGCCATCACCCGCTCGGCGTCGGCCCTGTGCCGCGTCCACGGCTGGGGCGCCCGCTCGGTCATCGGCCACCTGGAATGGCAGCCGGGCAAGATCGACCCCAAGGGCTTCACGATGGACTGGCTGCGCGAACGTGTGGCCGACCGGCTGAAGTGA
- a CDS encoding RNA polymerase sigma factor SigF: MPVRGGDRPRVRHEVDGGIPEQHHARPHPADADAEDGFLDSAERRAGPMSENQHDQSQPPEALAPQGPGEAHVALPDPRDRSGARALFFELRELPDGSPERAELRNRLVRMHLPLVEHLARRFRNRGEPLDDLTQVATIGLIKSVDRFDPDRGVEFSTYATPTVVGEIKRHFRDKGWAVRVPRRLQELRLSLTTATAELSQQHGRSPTVHELAERLGISEEEVLEGLESANAYSTLSLDVPDTDDESPAVADTLGSEDEALEGVEYRESLKPLLEGLPPREKRILLLRFFGNMTQSQIAQEVGISQMHVSRLLARTLAQLRDKLLVEE; this comes from the coding sequence ATCCCGGTGCGGGGCGGGGATCGGCCCCGGGTACGGCACGAGGTCGACGGCGGCATCCCGGAGCAGCACCACGCCCGGCCGCACCCGGCTGACGCGGATGCGGAAGACGGCTTTTTGGACTCGGCGGAGCGACGGGCGGGCCCTATGAGCGAGAACCAGCACGACCAATCCCAGCCACCGGAGGCCCTGGCTCCCCAGGGGCCGGGCGAGGCGCACGTGGCGCTGCCGGATCCGCGGGACCGCAGTGGCGCGCGGGCGTTGTTCTTCGAGCTGCGGGAGCTGCCCGACGGGTCCCCGGAGCGGGCGGAGCTGCGCAACCGGCTGGTGCGGATGCACCTGCCGCTGGTCGAGCACCTGGCACGGCGGTTCCGCAACCGGGGCGAGCCGCTGGACGATCTGACGCAGGTCGCGACGATCGGCCTGATCAAGTCGGTGGACCGGTTCGATCCGGACCGGGGGGTGGAGTTCTCGACGTACGCCACCCCGACGGTGGTCGGCGAGATCAAGCGGCACTTCCGTGACAAGGGCTGGGCGGTGCGGGTGCCGCGGCGCCTGCAGGAGCTGCGGCTGTCGCTGACGACGGCCACGGCGGAACTCTCCCAGCAGCACGGCCGCTCCCCCACCGTCCACGAGCTGGCCGAGCGGCTGGGGATCTCCGAGGAGGAGGTGCTGGAGGGGCTGGAATCGGCCAATGCCTACAGCACGCTGTCGCTGGACGTGCCGGACACCGACGACGAGTCGCCGGCGGTGGCGGACACCTTGGGCTCGGAGGACGAGGCGCTGGAGGGTGTCGAGTACCGCGAGTCGCTCAAGCCGCTGCTGGAGGGGCTGCCGCCGCGGGAGAAGCGGATCCTGCTGCTGCGTTTCTTCGGGAACATGACCCAGTCGCAGATCGCCCAGGAGGTGGGCATCTCCCAGATGCACGTCTCCCGGCTGCTGGCGCGCACGCTGGCCCAGCTGCGGGACAAGCTCCTCGTCGAGGAGTGA
- a CDS encoding Na+/H+ antiporter gives MEVLPLVALVAVSAAVAGAARRTPVPAPLLLVAVGLVAAYVPGVPSYALDPHIVLPLLLPPLLHTAAVDSSYLDLRANLRPIALLSVGYVLFATLAVGWVTYLLVPGVSLPVALVLGAVVAPPDAVAATAIARRLGLPNRVTTILQGESLVNDATAITAYKVALAAAVGTSAGWSGGLAEFLLASVGGVGVGLLLMVPIHQLRKRLREPLLQNTLSLLIPFVAYAAAERVHASGVLAVVVVALYLGHRNWQVDFATRLQEEAVWKVVAFVLESVVFALIGLQLPVVLRGLSEYEGLAAAWYAIAVFLAVVVVRFAWVFPATFMPRWVSERIRTREPDTDWKSPVIVGWAGMRGVVSLAIAFSVPMSVPHRNLILFLTFTTVIGTLVVQGLTLPPLIRALKLPPRDAQAETLAEAQAQSEASRAAEERLAELLEDPANSTLPPPLVDRLRTVLERRRNAVWERLGEVNPVTGESADDVYRRLAREMIEAEREVFVTLRDRRRIDDEMLRGLLRRLDLEEAAAYREEAG, from the coding sequence ATGGAGGTATTGCCGCTGGTGGCGCTGGTGGCGGTGAGCGCCGCCGTGGCGGGGGCGGCCCGGCGTACGCCCGTGCCGGCGCCGCTGCTGCTGGTCGCGGTGGGACTCGTCGCCGCGTACGTGCCCGGGGTGCCCTCGTACGCCCTCGACCCGCACATCGTGCTGCCGCTGCTGCTCCCGCCGCTGCTGCACACGGCCGCGGTCGACAGTTCGTACCTGGACCTGCGGGCCAACCTGCGGCCGATCGCCCTGCTGTCGGTGGGGTACGTGCTGTTCGCGACGCTCGCGGTGGGCTGGGTGACGTACCTGCTCGTACCCGGGGTGTCACTGCCGGTGGCGCTGGTGCTGGGCGCGGTCGTGGCCCCGCCGGACGCGGTCGCGGCCACCGCGATCGCCCGGCGGCTCGGGCTGCCGAACCGGGTGACGACCATCCTGCAGGGCGAGTCCCTGGTGAACGACGCCACCGCCATCACCGCCTACAAGGTGGCCCTGGCCGCTGCGGTCGGGACGAGCGCCGGCTGGTCGGGCGGGCTCGCCGAGTTCCTGCTGGCCTCGGTGGGCGGGGTGGGGGTGGGCCTGCTGCTGATGGTCCCGATCCACCAGCTGCGGAAGCGGCTGCGGGAGCCCCTGCTGCAGAACACCCTGTCGCTGCTGATCCCCTTCGTGGCCTACGCGGCCGCCGAGCGGGTGCACGCGTCGGGCGTCCTGGCGGTCGTGGTCGTCGCCCTCTACCTGGGGCACCGCAACTGGCAGGTCGACTTCGCGACGCGGCTCCAGGAGGAGGCGGTGTGGAAGGTCGTCGCGTTCGTCCTGGAGTCGGTGGTCTTCGCCCTGATCGGCCTCCAGCTGCCGGTGGTCCTGCGGGGCCTGAGCGAGTACGAGGGCCTGGCGGCAGCCTGGTACGCGATCGCGGTGTTCCTCGCCGTGGTGGTGGTCCGGTTCGCATGGGTGTTCCCGGCGACCTTCATGCCGAGATGGGTCTCGGAACGGATCCGCACGCGGGAGCCCGACACCGACTGGAAGTCCCCGGTGATCGTCGGGTGGGCGGGGATGCGGGGGGTGGTGTCCCTGGCGATCGCGTTCTCGGTGCCGATGAGCGTGCCGCACCGCAACCTGATCCTGTTCCTCACCTTCACCACGGTGATCGGGACGCTGGTGGTGCAGGGCCTGACCCTCCCGCCCCTGATCCGGGCGCTGAAGCTCCCGCCGCGCGACGCCCAGGCGGAGACCCTGGCGGAGGCCCAGGCCCAGAGCGAAGCCTCGCGGGCGGCGGAGGAACGCCTCGCGGAACTCCTGGAGGACCCGGCGAACAGCACCCTGCCGCCACCCCTGGTGGACCGCCTGCGCACGGTCCTGGAACGGCGCCGCAACGCGGTGTGGGAGCGCCTGGGCGAGGTCAACCCGGTGACGGGCGAATCGGCCGACGACGTCTACCGGCGCCTGGCCCGCGAGATGATCGAGGCGGAACGCGAGGTCTTCGTGACCCTGCGGGACCGCCGCCGCATCGACGACGAGATGCTACGGGGCCTGCTGCGCAGGCTGGACCTGGAGGAGGCGGCGGCGTACCGGGAGGAGGCGGGGTGA
- a CDS encoding anti-sigma regulatory factor: MSQIAGEPGTQDFVEVRLPAAGAYLSVLRTATAGLAARLDFTLDEIEDLRIAVDEACAILLQQAVPGSVLSCVFRLIDDSLEVTVSAPTTDGRAPERDTFAWTVLSALAGKVEATVEDNRTVSISLYKQRGAGPGPA; encoded by the coding sequence GTGTCCCAGATCGCAGGCGAGCCCGGGACCCAGGACTTCGTGGAAGTCCGGCTGCCGGCTGCGGGTGCCTACCTGTCGGTGCTGCGAACGGCCACGGCCGGTCTCGCGGCACGGTTGGACTTCACCCTCGACGAGATCGAGGACCTCCGCATCGCGGTGGACGAGGCCTGCGCGATCCTGCTCCAGCAGGCCGTGCCGGGCTCCGTCCTCAGCTGCGTCTTCCGGTTGATCGACGATTCACTGGAAGTGACCGTTTCCGCACCCACTACCGACGGGCGCGCGCCGGAGCGGGACACGTTCGCGTGGACCGTGCTGTCCGCGCTGGCCGGAAAGGTCGAGGCGACGGTCGAGGACAACCGGACGGTGAGCATCAGCCTCTACAAACAGCGCGGCGCGGGGCCAGGCCCGGCGTGA
- a CDS encoding family 2 encapsulin nanocompartment cargo protein polyprenyl transferase: MAANTIAAGEGQEAAALLDSTRETVNPELRRAVESLPAPTRRVAMYHLGWEHEDGSPAAAGAGKAIRPALVLASARALGGPQGSPESAVRAAAAVELAHNFTLLHDDVIDNDARRRGRPTAWTVFGIPDALLAGDAMMALALRMLADDPHPASARASARLAACIVELCAGQQADCAFERRSSVTLEECLAMATAKTGALLGCACAVGALYAGAGPEEVEAMDAFGREAGLAFQLIDDLIGIWGDPGHTGKPAGADLIARKKSLPVVAALGSGTEAGEELAALYAGPMTGDEDVRRAARAVERAGGRDWAQDHAGDRMGRAVQELSRAVPDVAAAGGLLALAEFVTRRTK, from the coding sequence ATGGCCGCGAACACCATCGCCGCAGGCGAGGGACAGGAGGCGGCCGCCCTCCTGGACAGCACGAGAGAAACGGTCAACCCGGAGCTCCGCCGGGCCGTCGAGAGCCTGCCCGCCCCCACCCGGAGGGTGGCGATGTACCACCTCGGCTGGGAGCACGAGGACGGCAGCCCGGCCGCCGCCGGCGCGGGCAAGGCCATCCGGCCGGCCCTGGTCCTCGCCTCGGCGCGGGCCCTCGGAGGTCCGCAGGGCAGCCCGGAGTCCGCGGTACGGGCGGCGGCCGCGGTGGAGCTGGCGCACAACTTCACCCTGCTGCACGACGACGTCATCGACAACGACGCCCGCCGCCGCGGGCGGCCCACCGCCTGGACCGTCTTCGGGATCCCCGACGCCCTCCTCGCGGGCGACGCGATGATGGCGCTCGCCCTGCGGATGCTCGCCGACGACCCGCACCCGGCCTCGGCGCGGGCCTCGGCACGCCTCGCGGCCTGCATCGTCGAGCTGTGCGCCGGGCAGCAGGCGGACTGCGCCTTCGAACGGCGTTCCTCCGTCACCCTGGAGGAGTGCCTGGCCATGGCCACGGCCAAGACCGGCGCCCTCCTGGGCTGCGCCTGCGCGGTCGGCGCGCTGTACGCGGGCGCCGGGCCGGAGGAGGTCGAGGCGATGGACGCCTTCGGACGGGAGGCGGGCCTGGCCTTCCAGCTGATCGACGACCTGATCGGCATCTGGGGGGACCCCGGGCACACCGGCAAGCCGGCCGGGGCCGACCTGATCGCCCGCAAGAAGTCCCTCCCGGTGGTGGCGGCCCTCGGCTCCGGCACCGAGGCCGGGGAGGAGCTCGCCGCCCTGTACGCCGGCCCCATGACCGGGGACGAGGACGTCCGGCGGGCCGCCCGGGCCGTGGAGCGGGCCGGCGGCCGCGACTGGGCGCAGGACCACGCCGGCGACCGGATGGGCCGGGCGGTGCAGGAGCTGTCCCGCGCGGTGCCGGACGTGGCGGCGGCGGGCGGGCTGCTGGCGCTCGCGGAGTTCGTGACGCGCCGTACGAAGTAG
- a CDS encoding diacylglycerol/lipid kinase family protein, with product MRALLVANPAATTTSARTRDVLTHALASEMKLEAVTTEYRGHARDLGRKAAHEGLDLVVALGGDGTVNEVVNGLLHDGPDPERLPRLAVVPGGSTNVFARALGLPNDSVEATGALLDALRERRERTVGLGLAAGVPGTEDESVPSRWFTFCAGFGFDAGVVGRVEQQRERGKRSTHALYVRQLMRQFWEEPNRRHGTITLEQPGADPVTDLVLSIVCNTSPWTYLGNRPLYASPEASFDTALDVLALDRLSTPAVARYATQLLTSTPERGPHGKHALSLHDLTDFTLHSKVPLPFQMDGDHLGVRTSVRFTGVRRALRVIV from the coding sequence ATGCGTGCACTTCTCGTGGCCAACCCAGCAGCGACGACCACCAGTGCGCGCACGCGCGACGTCCTGACGCACGCCCTGGCCAGCGAGATGAAGCTGGAGGCGGTGACCACCGAGTACCGGGGGCACGCCCGCGACCTGGGGCGCAAGGCCGCGCACGAGGGGCTGGACCTGGTGGTGGCGCTGGGCGGGGACGGCACCGTCAACGAGGTGGTGAACGGGCTGCTGCACGACGGCCCGGATCCGGAGCGGCTGCCGCGGCTGGCGGTGGTGCCGGGCGGATCCACGAACGTCTTCGCCCGTGCGCTCGGGCTGCCGAACGATTCGGTGGAGGCGACCGGTGCCCTGCTGGACGCGCTGCGGGAGCGGCGGGAGCGGACGGTGGGCCTGGGGCTGGCCGCGGGGGTGCCGGGGACGGAGGACGAGTCGGTCCCGTCGCGCTGGTTCACGTTCTGCGCGGGCTTCGGCTTCGACGCGGGTGTGGTGGGGCGGGTCGAGCAGCAGCGGGAGCGGGGCAAGCGTTCGACGCACGCCCTGTATGTACGACAGCTGATGCGGCAGTTCTGGGAGGAGCCCAACCGCCGGCACGGGACGATCACGCTGGAGCAGCCGGGCGCGGATCCGGTGACGGATCTGGTGCTGTCGATAGTCTGCAACACCTCGCCGTGGACGTACCTGGGAAATCGTCCTCTGTACGCGTCTCCGGAAGCTTCGTTCGATACCGCGCTTGACGTATTGGCGCTGGACCGTTTGTCAACTCCGGCGGTCGCGCGGTACGCGACACAGCTCCTGACCTCGACTCCTGAGCGGGGTCCGCACGGCAAGCACGCGCTGTCTCTGCACGATCTGACCGACTTCACCTTGCATTCGAAGGTTCCCCTCCCTTTCCAGATGGACGGCGATCACCTCGGAGTGCGCACCAGCGTTCGGTTCACAGGCGTTCGCCGTGCACTGCGTGTGATTGTGTGA